Proteins from a genomic interval of Opitutales bacterium:
- a CDS encoding rhodanese-related sulfurtransferase, whose protein sequence is MPEIVIRALYRFVVLEDFEAIQPSMLERAKSLGIKGTLLLAREGINGTIAGERPAMDAFIAYLRQDGRLETVTYKESIAEEQPFYRMKVRLKREIVTMGIDGIDPNKIVGTYVQPQEWNELISSEDTIVVDTRNEYEVSIGTFKNAINPHTESFREFPQWVEDNRDLMKGKKVAMFCTGGIRCEKATAFVKEQGFDEVYHLEGGILKYLEDTPEEKSLWEGECFVFDNRVTVNHQLEPGSYDMCHACRMPLSEEDMRSDRYIPGISCPHCHDKLTPEQRAAATMRQKQVELSKARGESHIGSASQING, encoded by the coding sequence ATGCCCGAAATCGTCATCCGCGCCCTCTATAGATTTGTCGTCCTTGAAGACTTCGAGGCGATCCAGCCATCGATGTTGGAACGGGCAAAATCTCTCGGAATCAAAGGCACTCTCCTGCTCGCTCGCGAGGGCATTAACGGTACGATAGCCGGAGAACGCCCGGCCATGGATGCCTTTATTGCTTACCTGCGCCAAGACGGGCGTTTAGAGACTGTGACTTACAAGGAGTCCATCGCAGAGGAGCAGCCCTTCTATCGCATGAAGGTACGGCTCAAGAGAGAGATTGTCACTATGGGCATCGACGGGATCGATCCTAACAAAATCGTGGGCACCTATGTGCAACCACAGGAGTGGAACGAACTGATCTCTTCTGAAGACACCATTGTCGTCGATACGCGCAACGAATATGAGGTTTCCATCGGCACCTTCAAAAACGCGATAAACCCGCACACCGAGTCCTTCCGCGAGTTCCCTCAATGGGTTGAAGACAACAGGGATCTGATGAAGGGAAAAAAAGTCGCCATGTTTTGCACAGGCGGTATCCGCTGCGAAAAAGCGACCGCTTTTGTAAAAGAACAGGGCTTCGACGAGGTCTACCACCTCGAAGGCGGCATCCTGAAATATTTGGAGGACACCCCCGAAGAGAAGAGTCTTTGGGAGGGCGAGTGCTTCGTGTTTGATAACCGTGTGACGGTCAACCATCAGCTCGAACCAGGCTCTTATGACATGTGCCACGCCTGCCGCATGCCCCTATCTGAAGAGGACATGCGCTCCGATCGCTACATACCTGGCATATCCTGTCCTCACTGCCACGACAAACTCACCCCCGAGCAACGCGCCGCAGCCACCATGCGACAAAAGCAGGTCGAGCTCTCGAAAGCCCGCGGTGAAAGTCACATTGGTTCGGCAAGCCAAATAAACGGATAG